The stretch of DNA GTTGCCCATGGAGACCACGCCCACCTCCAGCCGCTCCCCGTCCACGTCCAGCGCATGGACGAGCCGGTCCTCGGGCGCGTCGAAGGGCAGGGCCTCGGGGGCGAAGCGCGGGGCGCCCATGTCGACGCTGACCTGGCCGTCGTTCTCGACCACCAGGGTCAGCGGGCCGCCGGCGGTCTCGACGTGGATCTCGTGCTTGTGGGTCAGGCGCTGGTCGCGCACGAAGCGGGCGAAGCAGCGTGCCCCGTTGCCGCAGTTCTCCACCTCGCTGCCGTCGGCGTTGTAGATCCGGTAGCGGAAATCCATGTCCGGGTCCCGGGGCGGCTCGACGACCAGCAACTGGTCGAAGCCGACGCCGAAGCGGCGATCGGCCAGGCGGCGGATCTCGCCGTCGTCGAGGCGCGCCCGCTGGGTGACCAGGTCGACCACCATGAAGTCGTTGCCGAGACCGTGCATCTTGGTGAAGTGCAGCAGCATCAGCGTGCCTCCCCCTCGTCGTCGGGCAGCAGGGCCTCGCCGGCCCACAGGTCCTCCAGGCGCTCGCGGCGACGCACCAGGTGGACCCGGTCGCCGTCCACCATCACCTCGGGGGGGCGCGGGCGGCTGTTGTAGTTCGAGGCCATCACGAAGCCGTAGGCCCCGGCGGAGCGCACGGCGAGCAGGTCGTCGGCGGCGATGGCCAGGTCGCGGTCCTTGCCCAGGAAGTCGCCGGTCTCGCAGACCGGGCCGACCACGTCGTAGGTGGCGGTGTCGCGGGGCCGGCGGGTATCCACCGGCAGGATGGCCTGCCAGGCCTGGTAGAGGGACGGACGGATCAGGTCGTTCATGCCGGCATCGACGATGGCGAAGTTCCTGGTCTCGCCGGGCTTGAGGAACTCGACCCGAGTCAGCAGCACCCCGGCGTTGGCGGCGATGGAGCGGCCCGGCTCGAACAGCAGGGTCAGACGCTCGCTGCCCGGCCATCTCGACAGGCGCTCCAGCAGGGCGGTGGCGTAGTCGAAGGGCGCCGGAGGATGTTCGTGGCGGTAGGGCACGCCGAGGCCGCCGCCTAGGTCCAGGTGCTCGACCTCGATGCCGCGCTCGCGCAGGCGCTCGAGCAGCACCAGCAGCCGGTCGAGGGCATCGAGGAAGGGCGAGAGCTCGGTGAGCTGGGAGCCGATGTGGCAGTCCAGGCCGACCACCTTCAGGTGGGGCAGCTCGGCCGCCAGCTCATAGGCGGCCAGCGCCCCGTCCACCGGGATGCCGAACTTGTTGTCCTTGAGTCCCGTGGAGATGTAGGGGTGGGTGCCGGCGTCGACGTCCGGGTTCACCCGCAGCGAGACCGGCGCCACCATGCCGAGCCGCGCCGCCACCGCGTCGAGGCGCTCCAGCTCGGGGCGCGACTCCACGTTGAAGCACTTGATGCCCGCCTCCAGCGCGCGGGCCATCTCGGCCTCCTGCTTGGCCACGCCGGAGAAGACTACCCGGGCGGGGTCCCCCCCGGCGGCGAGCACGCGTTCCAGCTCTCCCACGGAGACGATGTCGAAGCCGGCGCCCATCCTCGCCAGCAGGCCCAGTACCGCCAGGTTGGAATTGGCCTTCACCGCGTAGCAGATCAGGTGCGGGTGGCTGCCCAGCGCCTCGGTGTAGGCGCGGAAGTGGCGGGCCAGGGTCGCCCGGGAATAGACGTAGCAGGGCGTGCCGAACTCGTCGGCGATGCGGGGAAGCGGCACGTCCTCGCCGTAGAGGACGCCGTCGCGGTATTCGAAGTGGTCCATGCTAGCTCTCGCCTCGGAGAAACGCGGATTTATTGCTGCGCTCGATATCCTGGCCGCCGGCGGTGCCGAGGCGTCGGACCGTCACAATCCTCATTGAGCAGCCAGTCAACTCCGGTTGCTGTGCTCCGGCGGCGATCAGCCTATCTTTCGCTCGCGACATAAATCAGCGCTTCTCTTGGGAATCGGTGTCGTCCTGCCGGGGTGCGTCGTCGTCCGACGCCGCCTGCTGGCCGGCAGGGTCGTAGCGTTCGGCGGCCGCCTCGTCGCCGGGCGGGTAGAGCGGGCCCTTCTGGCCGCAGCCGGCCAGGACCAGGCCGAGGGCCAGGGCGAGGGCCAGGGCGGCAGGGAGGAGCCGTCGCATCAGGCCTGGCCCCCCAGGCTCGCCAGGGCGTCACGCGCCCGCTGGGCCGCGGCCCGCACCTGGTCCGGGGCGGTGCCGCCGATGTGGTTGCGGGCGGCCACCGAGCCCTCGAGGGTCAGCACCTCGAAGACGTCGGCCTCGATGGTGTCCGAGAACTGCCGGAGCTCCTCGAGGCTCATCTCGGAGAGGTCCTTCTTCTCCCTGAGGCCGAAGGCCACGGACTGGCCGACGATCTCGTGGGCGTCGCGGAAGGCCACGCCCTTGCGCACCAGGTAGTCGGCCAGGTCGGTGGCGGTCGAGAAGCCGCGACGGGCGGCCTCGGCCATGCTGGCCTTCTTCGACTCGATGGCCGGCGCCATGTCGGCGAAGGCGCGCAGGCAGCCCTTGACGGTGTCCAGGGTGTCGAACAGCGGCTCCTTGTCCTCCTGGTTGTCCTTGTTGTAGGCCAGCGGCTGGGACTTCATCAGGGTCAGCAGGCCCATCAGGTGGCCATAGACGCGGCCGGTCTTGCCGCGCACCAGCTCCGGCACGTCGGGGTTCTTCTTCTGCGGCATGATCGAGGAGCCGGTGCAGAAGCGGTCGGGCAGGTCGATGAAGTCGAACTGGGCGCTGGTCCACAGCACTAGCTCCTCGCTCATCCGCGACAGGTGCATCAGCAGGATGCTGGCGAAGGAGGTGAACTCGATGGCGAAGTCCCGGTCGCTCACCGCATCGAGGCTGTTCTCGGCAGGCCGCTCGAAGCCCAGCAGCTCGGCGGTGACGTGACGGTCGATGGGGTAGGTGGTGCCGGCCAGCGCCGCCGCCCCCAGCGGCAGCACGTTGACCCGCTTGCGACAGTCGAGCAGGCGCTCGTGGTCGCGGGCAAGCATTTCCTGCCAGGCCAGCAGGTGGTGCCCGAAGGTCACCGGCTGGGCGGTCTGCAGGTGGGTGAAGCCGGGCATGATGGTGTCGGCCTCGCGGTCGGCCAACTCGATCAGCCCCTCGCGCAGGCGCGCCAGCTCGGCGGCGACGACGTCGATCTCGTCACGCAGGAAGAGGCGGATGTCGGTGGCCACCTGGTCGTTGCGCGAGCGGCCGGTGTGCAGCTTCTTGCCGGTGATGCCGATCTTGTCGGTGAGCCGCGCCTCGATGTTCATGTGCACGTCTTCCAGGGCGACCGACCACTCGAACTCGCCGCGCTCGATCTCGCCGCGGATCTCGCCGAGGCCCTCGATGATGGCGTCGCGCTCCGCATCGGTCAGCACGCCCACCCTGGCCAGCATGGTGGCGTGGGCGACGGAGCCCTGGATGTCGTGGAGGGCGAGGCGCTGGTCGAAGTCGACCGAGGCGGTGAAGCGTTCGACGAAGGCGTCGGTGGGCTCGCTGAAGCGGCCCCCCCAGGACTGGTTGGTGCCGGGGGTGGAAGGACTCGGGCTCATCGGGCTGGACATCCTGCTTGACGATGGGAGTGGGTGACGGCCGGGGACCGGCCGCAGCACCGCCGCAACGGCGCTGCCTTGACATGGCGGAAAGTGTACCAGAGTCCGCGGGGCTGGCGAGGGGCGTCGGGGCAAGGTCGTCGGGGCCCGCCCCGATTTTTCCTGCCTCGCGTGGTGCTTTATGATGACGCATATCCATATCATCACCGGGCGCCGGCGCACCCTGCGCTTTCGGCAGGCCAACCGGTACGGGAGAACCACGTGCAAGCCATCACCACCCTGCGAATCGCCACCCGCAAGAGTCAACTGGCCATGTGGCAGGCCGAGCATGTCCGCGACCGCCTGATGGCCGCCCATCCCGGCCTGCAGGTCGAGCTGGTCGCGATGTCCACCCGCGGCGACAAGATTCTCGACACGCCGCTGGCCAAGGTCGGTGGCAAGGGGCTCTTCGTGAAGGAGTTGGAGGAGGCGATGCTCGACGGTCGTGCCGACATCGCCGTGCACTCCATGAAGGACGTGCCGATGCACTTCCCCGAGAGCCTGGGTCTCTCCGTGATCCTCGAGGGCGCCGAGCCCACCGACGCCTTCGTCTCCAACCACTACGCCTCGCTGGATGAGCTGCCCGAGGGGGCCCGCATCGGGACCTCGAGCCTGCGCCGCGGCCTGCAGATGCGCGAGGCGCGCCCGGACCTCGAGGTCTTGAGCCTGCGCGGCAACGTCCAGACCCGGCTCGGCAAGCTGGATGACGGCGAGTTCGATGCCATCCTGCTGGCCACCTCCGGCCTGCGTCGCCTGGGGCTCGAGGAGCGCATCACCATGGAGCTGCCGCCCGAGGTCTGCCTGCCGGCCTGTGGTCAGGGGGCGCTGGGCATCGAGTGCCGCCTGCACGACCCCGAGCTGCTCGCCCTGCTGACGCCCCTGGACGACGAGGTCACCGCGACCCGGGTGCGGGCGGAGCGCGCCATGAACACCCGCCTGGAGGGCGGCTGCCAGGTGCCCATCGGCGGCCACGCGGTGTTCGAGGATGACGGCCATACCCTCTGGCTGCGGGCCCTGGTGGGCAACCCGGAGGGGACTCGCGTGCTGCGCGCCGAGGGCCGTGGTTCCATCTACGAGCCGGAGGCGCTGGGCATCCGCGTGGCCGAGGAGCTGCTCGACCAGGGTGCCGGCGAGATCCTCGCCGAGGTCTACGGCGCCGGCTGATGGCGGACCTTCCGGTACTGATCTCCCGCCCGGGCGAGCGGGCAGGCCCGCTGGCCGCCGCCATCGAGGCCCGCGGCCTGCCCGTCGAGCGCCTGGAGATCATGCACCTCGAACCGCTGCCGGAAACCCCGGCGGTGCGTACCGCCTGGCTGGACATCGACCACTTCCACAAGGTGGTGGTGGTGAGCCCCTTCGCCGCCGAGTGCCTGGCGGCGGCGCTGGATCACTACTGGCCCCAGCTGCCGGTCGGTATCGACTACTATGCGGTAGGGGCGTCCACCGCGGCCATCCTGCACCGGCGCCTGGGGGTGCGTGTGCACGTGCCGTCGCCGGTCGCCGGCGAGGACACCAGCGAGGCGCTGCTGCGCCTCGCCTCGCTGCAGGCCCTGGAGACGCGGCGCGTGCTGCTGGTGGCCGGCGAGGGCGGGCGGGCCCTGCTCGCCGACACCCTGGCCGCGCGGGGCGCCAGGGTGACCCGCCTGGCGGTCTATCACCGCCGTCTCCTGGATCCCTCGCGGTCCATGCAGGCGCGGCTGGCAGAGGGCAATTACCGCGCACTGGTGGTCAGCAGCGGAGAAATCCTCGAACATCTGGCAAGATGGTGTTCGGATGCCGCCTTGAACCAACCGCTAATCGTTTCCAGTGCGCGGTTGGCTACACTGGCCGGCAGGCTGGGGTTTCGTTTCCCCGTCGTGGCGTCGGGTGCCACACCTGCCGCTCTGGCGGTCGCGGTCGCCAGGAGCAGCGCCCCTGAGGAGGCCGATGTCGATCATGATGATCTCGAAAAGGGCTAGCGACAGATGAGCAAGCAACCAAACGAGCAGGACGAACAGCAGACGCCGTCCGGTGCGGAATCGGCGACCTCGGACAGCCAGGCGGGTGGCGAGGCCGACAAGGGCGGCGGTTCGTCCTCCCGGCGCTCGCGTCGTCGGGGCAAGGGCGGGTCATCGGCGCCGGCCGCCGGAGAGGCCAAGCAGGAGGCCACCGCCTCCGCGAAGGCGTCTAGCGAGCCGGCCGCTGCTGCCGCGACCCCTTCCTCCAGCGCCGCCGCGCCGGCGAAGGAGGAGGCTGCCGCGGGCAGTGCCGCCGACAAGGCCGACAAGAAGGCTGACGACAAGAAGGCCGCCTCCGCCGACCAGCCCAAGAAGGACACGACCGCCGCCGGCAAGTCCGGGGCGCAGGGTGCTTCCTCCGGCAAGCCGGCAGCGCAATCCCCGTCCACGGCCAAGGCGGAGACCGCCGGCAGCGGACAGTCCCCGGGTGGCCCGGCCGCCACCGCGACGAGTGACGGCGGCAAGGGTGGCGGCAAGTCCGGGGTCCTGGCCCTGGTGCTGGTGATCCTGCTGGCCATCGGCGTGGCCTTCTTCGGCTGGCAGGCCTGGCAGAAGCTCGAGGCCCAGCAGCAGCGCCTGGCCTCGCTGCCCGCCGATGTGGCCAGCCAGTCCGCCCTGGGCGACCTGCAGGGTAAGCTGGAGAGCGCCGAGTCCGAGCGCAACGCGGCCCTCGACTCCGCCATCTCCGATCTTCGCGGCGAGTTTGCCGACTATCGTGGCAGCGTCGACGAGACCCTGGACAAGGTGCTTGACGAGCTCTCCCGCGAGCAGGACACCGACGAGCGCGACTGGCTCCATGCCGAGGCGGCCTACCTGCTGCGCCTGGCCAACCAGCGCCTGCAGCTGGAGCGCGATGTCGAGGGCGCCGCGGCCCTGCTGCGCACCGCCGATGCGCGCCTGCTCGAGGCCGACAACCCCGCCCTGATGCCGGTGCGCCGCGAGATCGCCTCCGAGCTCGCCGCCCTGCAGTCCGTGCCGAAGGTCGACCGCACCGGTCTCTACCTGGCACTCAACGCCCAGCAGGAACAGATCGCCGGCCAGCCGCTGGCGCAGGACATCGAGGAGATCACCGGCGACGCCACCATCGAGGAGGCGCCCACCGGCGGCTGGCAGGAGCAGCTGTCGCGCTTCGGCAACGAGCTCAAGGACCTGGTCACCGTGCGCAAGCATGACCAGGCGCTCGAGGCGCTGATCGGTCCGGAGCAGGAGTCCTACCTGCGCCAGAGCGTGCGCCTGGTGCTCGAGCAGTCCCAGCTGGCGCTGCTCAAGGAGGAGCAGGACCTCTACGAGGCCAGCCTCGACAAGGTCCTGACGCTGATCCGTGGCTACTACGATACCGATGTCGAGGGCGTCCAGTCGGTGATCTCGCGCCTCGAGGAGCTCAAGCAGCGCAGCATCCGCCCCGAGCTGCCGGACATCAGTGGCTCCCAGCAGGCGCTGGCGACCTTCATCGAGCATCGCTTCGAGAGCCGCGCTGCCGGACAGGCCAGCGGTGGCCAGGGAGATGACGCATGAGAAAGCTGATCCTGATCGTGGTCCTGGGCCTCGCGCTCGGGGCGCTGTTCGGCCAGCTGATGATGTCGGTGCCGGGCTACTGGCTGGTGCGGGTGGGCGACACCTCCTACCAGACCTCCTTCTGGTTCGGCCTGGTCATCCTGCTGGCCGTCTTCATCGTGCTGCACTTCGGCCTGCGCCTGCTGATGCGGCTGACCCGTCCGGTCAGCCGCTTCAAGGTGTGGAACAGTCGCGCCCGCAATCGCAGCGCCATGAAGCGCACCGTGCGGGGGCTGGTGGCCCTGGCGGAGGGTCGCTGGAAGCGCGCCGAGAAGTCGCTGGTCAAGGCCGCCGATGACTCCAGCACGCCGCTGGTCAACTACCTCTCCGCGGCCCTCGCCGCCCACTACCAGGGGCGCTACGAACAGGCCGACACCCTGCTCAAGCGCGCCCACCTCAGCACCGAGGGCGCCGATACCGCGGTGGGCATGATGCAGGCCCAACTGATGCTGGATCGCCAGCAGTACGAGGAGGCGCTGGCGATCCTGACCCGCCTGGACCGCCATCTGCCGAATCACCCCCAGGTCCTCAAGCAGCTCAAGCAGGCCTACCTCAGCGTCAGCGACTGGGATGGGCTGCGCCGCCTGATGCCCCGGATGGGCGCCCTGCAGCTGATCTCCCGCGAGGAGCGCGAGCAGCTCGAGCAGCGCGCCTACCGCGAGCTGATCGGCCAGGAGGCGCGCAATCCCGGCGACATCGAGCGGGTCCGCAACCTCTGGGCCGACATGCCCGACCACCTGCGCACCAACACCGACCTGGTCGTGCTCTATGCCGAGGCGCTGGTGCGGGGCAACCAGGAGGGCATCGCCGAGCGACTGCTTCGCCATTCGCTCAAGGAGCACTGGGACAGCCGCCTGGTGCTGCGCTACGGCCTGCTCGACGTGGATGCCCGTCGCCAGCTGGTGGTGGCCGAGAAGTGGCTGCAGGAACGGCCCAACGATCCGGACCTGCTGCTCACCCTGGGGCGCCTGGCGCTGCGCAATTCCTACTGGGGCAAGGCCCAGGAATACTTCGAGGCGAGCCAGCGCCAGCGGCCCAGCGGCGTGACCTGCGCCGAACTGGCCCGGCTCTACGCCAACCTGGGCGAGCACCAGAAGAGCCAGCTCTTCTACCGCCAGAGCGTCGAGCTGCTCGACAAGTCGCTGCCGGCGCTGCCGCAGCCCAGCGAGGAGTCCGACAAGGAGAAGCGCAAGACGGCCTGAGGCCGCTCGACCCGCGACTCCTCCTCCACGGGGCGCCGGACGGCGCCCCGTTTTGCTGTCCGGCGAATGCCGGCTGACACCCGGCAGGCCGCCTGCATCGTCGGCATCGCGGGTGCCCGGCACCCGGTCGCGGGCCTGACCGGCTCCGTCCCGCTCGTTGGCTCAGGGCGCCGGCGATGCCCATCCGTCGAGGCGGATGACGCTCCCGCGAGGCGCGTCGTCGCCTGCACATACGCCAGCGGGGCTGCCGAAAGGCAGCCCCGCTGGCGTATGGGGAACGGGAGCCCGGGGGCTCCGCTCCGCTAGACGTCGTCCTCGCTGGGCTGGCGATGGTCGGGGTCGGCGATCTCCTGGATCCCCTCGGCAGGCTCATCGGCACGGGCGGCCTCTGGCCGACGTTCCCGCGCCGAGGACTCCAGCACCCGCACGTTGGCCGCCGGTGAGCGGCCCTGCTTGTCCTCGCCGAAGTACAGCGTGGTGTGCGGGAAGGGGATCTCGATGCCGGCCTCGTCGAAGCGCAGCTTGACCAGGCGGTTGTAGGCACGTCCCACCGCCCACTGGTCGCCGGGCGTGGTCTTGATGACCACCCGGATGTTCACCGAGCTGTCGGCCAGGGCTACCACGCCGGCCACGGTGAGGGGCTCCAGCAGCTTGTGGCCATGCTCCTCGGAGGCCTTGAGGTCTTCGAAGGCCAGCTTGAGCTGGTCGATGGCCTCGTCGATGCTCTCGCGGTAGGCGATGCCGTACTCGCCGACATGGTTGCCGAACTCGCGCATGTAGTTGGACACGGTGTCCACGCTGGAGAAGGGCACGATGTGGTAGGTGCCGGAGAGGTCGCGGATGCCCACCGAGCGGATGCTCAGCTTCTCGGCCGTGCCGGTGATACCGCCCACCGTGACCACGTCGCCGGTGTTCATGGCGTTCTCCACCTGGATGAAGATACCGGTGATGATGTCCTGCACCAGCTTCTGGGCACCGAAGCCGATGGCCAGGCCCAGCACCCCGGCACCGGCGATCAGTGGGCCGATGTTGATGCCGATCTCGGAGAGCACGATCATCGCCGTCATGGTGATCAGGGCGATGGCCAGGGCGTTGCGGAACAGGGCCAGCAGGGTCTGGGCCCGCGCCGACGGCACGCCGCCGCCGGTCTCGGGACTGAGCTTGTGCTCGATCAGGCTGGCCAGGCCCAGCCAGACCGCCGCGGCCACCACCAGGATCACGAACACGCTGACGGACTTGCCGATGAGCTCGCGGCCGGCCTCGGAGGCGTACCAGCCCGCCAGGTCGAAGGCCCCCCAGGCGCTCAGCACCACCATGATCACCGTGATCAGGATGATCGCACGGATGATGCGCAGGGCATTGGGCACGTAGCTGTTGAGGCGGGGCTCGAGCATCGGCAGCTTGCGCCGCAGGTCGTCGGAGAGCCGGATCCGGCGCCCGATGGTCTGGGTCAGGAAGGACGACACCAGCATGCCAACCACCACGGTCGCCAGGGTCTTGAGAGTGGCGAAGAGCACGTAGGGCAGGGCGTCCGCGGGCCGGGTCAGGGTGAGGCCCAGGACCATCACGAAGTAGGCCAGGGCGAACAGGTGCCAGGTGCGCGCGAACAGCTGCAGGGAGACCCGGGTGGCGGCCATGCTCGCCTTCCGGGCCTTTTGGTCGAGGGCGTCACGCAGCCGCCTGCGGTTGCGCAGGACCACCACCACGGCGTAGAGGAAGGCGCCGATCATGATCAGGGTGCCGACGCTCTGGCCCAGGGTGGGGGCCAGGTAGGCGCTGATCAGCGGCACCACCACCATCAGCCCGTAGCCGACCAGGCCGATGAGCCGGGCGATCCAGCGGTTCCAGTAGGAGGCCTCGTCGGCGGAGATCGGCAGCAGGCGCAGCCCCTCGTAGCGGGACGAGAACAGCATCCGCACGCCCGCCTTGAGCAGCTCGATCACCAGGAAGGCGTTAAGGAACAGGGAGGCACGGGTGGAGAGCGCGCCGGTCTCGCCGACCGCGAAGGTCGCGACCAGGTTGCCACCGACATAGGCGAGCGCCACCACCAGCACGTCGATCAAGGCGGCCAGGGCCACGCAGAGCACCAGGCGCAGCACCGGGTTGAGCCCCTGGCCGTTGAGCGACCACTGGCTGATGCGGGTGAAGACCGGCTTGGCCAGCCGGCGGATGATCAGGAAGAGCACGACGGTGGCCAGGATCACCAGGCCCAGGTTGATGGTCGCCTCGGTGAAGGCCGCCATGTCGAAGCTGCTGGCCGCCTCGGCGCTGCCTGAGAACAGCCCGGAGACCGCCTCCGCCACGTTGGACAGCTGGGTGCCGACGTCGCCGGCGATCTGGCTGGTGGCCTGGGCCAGCTGACGAGGCAGGGAAGGCTTCTCGGCGGCGGCCGAGGACGCTGCGCTGGCCGCCTCGGCCGCCGGGGTATCGGCGGCCAGGCCGCGCAGCTGCTCGATCAGCTGCTGCCGGCTCTCGGCGTTCTCGAGCAGGTCGGCCAGGGTGGAATAGGCCGGCGGGGCGTTGCCGGGGTCGGCTTGCTGGGCCTGGGCCGGGATGGCGAATGCCACCAGGGCCATCAGCAGCCAGCCGAGGATGGCAGTAAGGGCTCGCATTGGGATCACGCGGTGACCTCCGTCTCTTGGCGTGTTGGCGATGAGGTGTCGGGGCGTTTGCTCTCTGTCGGCATGATAAGGGTTCGGGGTCACGACCACGACCCGGCTACCGTGAGGCAATTTTATGTACAAACATTGTACATCATGGCTCGGGTATGCCACTATCGTGTCATTGCAGCGGCCCGGGTCGCTGCCCCGAGCAAGGCAAGCATGCGATACTCTTGGCCACCCCACGCGGGTGGCTTTTTTTCGTGACGATGTCCTGACGTGCATTGCTGGGGAGTGGGATGGATCTCGACCCGTTGACACTGCTGGCCGTGGCCGCCGGAGGCGGGCTCGGTGGCATGGCGCGGCTGGCCGTGGGCAACGCCGTGGCGCATCGCCTGGGGGCCGGCTTTCCGTGGGGAACCCTCGCGGTCAACCTCAGTGGCGCCCTGCTGATGGGGGTGCTGGCCGGCCTGCTGGACCCGACATCGTCTTCCCCGGGACCGGCGTGGTCGCTGCTGGCCGTCGGCCTGCTGGGGGGCTATACCACCGTCTCCTCGTTCAGCCTGCAGACCCTGACCCTGGTCCAGCAGGGCCGGGGTGTCGCCGCCATGGCCTACGGCCTGGCGACCCTGGTGGCGGGGTTCGCGGCCCTGCTGGTCGGTGTCTGGCTGGCGGGAGGTCCGGGATGATCGCCTGGCGGGCCTATGGCGTGGTGGGGCTCGGCAGTGCCCTGGGCGCCGCGCTGCGTTACCTCGTCGGATTGGCGCTGGCGGGTCCGGCCTTCCCCTGGGCCACGCTGGCGGTGAATGGCCTCGGCTCGTGGCTGATCGCCGGCTTCGCCGCCTATGCCGCCCACCGGACCAGCGGCCGGGTGGCGCGCTGGCAGCCCTTCCTGGTCGGGGGGTTCTGCGGCGGCTTCACCACCTTCTCCCTCTTCGGCCTCGAGACGCTCCAGCTGCTGGCGGCCGGTCGTCCCTGGCTATCGCTGGGCTATGTGCTGGCCAGCGTGCCGCTGTGGCTGGCGGCGGCCTGGCTGGGGCACCGGGCCGGCCAGCGGGCGGCGGCGCGGGACTGACCTCGTCCCGCCGTCAGGGACCGGGCTCAGCCCTTGGCGCCCCGCTTCGCGGCCTTGTTCTTCTCAGACGCGTTCTTCCCTGATGTTTCCGGCGCCGGCGCGTCACCTCCGGCTCCGGCCTGCTCGGCCGGCGGGGTGAAGTGCTCGCGCAGCAGCGCCAGCAGGCCCTGGGTGGAGGCGTCGAAGTCCTGGCTCCGGGCATCGATGCGCTCGCTGATCTCGCCGGCGATGCGCTTGCCCAGCTGCACGCCCCACTGGTCGAAGGAGTTGATGTTCCAGATCACCCCCTGGACGAATACCTTGTGCTCGTAGAGCGCGATCAGCGCGCCGAGGTTTCTCGGCGTGAGCTCGTCGAGCAGCAGCACGCTGGAGGGACGATTGCCCGGGCAGCTGTAGGGGTCGAGCCGGCTGCCGGTCTGGCTGCCCTCCATGAAGGCATTGGCCTGGGCCAGCATGTTGGTGAGCAGGGCGAAATGGTGGTCCTCGACGCCGGGCTCGGGCTTGAGCGAGGCGATGAAGTCGATGGGCACGTAGCGGGTGCCCTGGTGCAAGAGCTGGAAGAAGGCATGCTGGCCGTTGGAGCCGGTCTGTCCCCAGACGATCGGCCCGGTCTTGTAGTCCACCGGGTGGCCGAAGATGTCCACCGACTTGCCGTTG from Halomonas aestuarii encodes:
- a CDS encoding fluoride efflux transporter FluC; this encodes MIAWRAYGVVGLGSALGAALRYLVGLALAGPAFPWATLAVNGLGSWLIAGFAAYAAHRTSGRVARWQPFLVGGFCGGFTTFSLFGLETLQLLAAGRPWLSLGYVLASVPLWLAAAWLGHRAGQRAAARD
- the crcB gene encoding fluoride efflux transporter CrcB is translated as MDLDPLTLLAVAAGGGLGGMARLAVGNAVAHRLGAGFPWGTLAVNLSGALLMGVLAGLLDPTSSSPGPAWSLLAVGLLGGYTTVSSFSLQTLTLVQQGRGVAAMAYGLATLVAGFAALLVGVWLAGGPG
- the ybiO gene encoding mechanosensitive channel protein encodes the protein MIPMRALTAILGWLLMALVAFAIPAQAQQADPGNAPPAYSTLADLLENAESRQQLIEQLRGLAADTPAAEAASAASSAAAEKPSLPRQLAQATSQIAGDVGTQLSNVAEAVSGLFSGSAEAASSFDMAAFTEATINLGLVILATVVLFLIIRRLAKPVFTRISQWSLNGQGLNPVLRLVLCVALAALIDVLVVALAYVGGNLVATFAVGETGALSTRASLFLNAFLVIELLKAGVRMLFSSRYEGLRLLPISADEASYWNRWIARLIGLVGYGLMVVVPLISAYLAPTLGQSVGTLIMIGAFLYAVVVVLRNRRRLRDALDQKARKASMAATRVSLQLFARTWHLFALAYFVMVLGLTLTRPADALPYVLFATLKTLATVVVGMLVSSFLTQTIGRRIRLSDDLRRKLPMLEPRLNSYVPNALRIIRAIILITVIMVVLSAWGAFDLAGWYASEAGRELIGKSVSVFVILVVAAAVWLGLASLIEHKLSPETGGGVPSARAQTLLALFRNALAIALITMTAMIVLSEIGINIGPLIAGAGVLGLAIGFGAQKLVQDIITGIFIQVENAMNTGDVVTVGGITGTAEKLSIRSVGIRDLSGTYHIVPFSSVDTVSNYMREFGNHVGEYGIAYRESIDEAIDQLKLAFEDLKASEEHGHKLLEPLTVAGVVALADSSVNIRVVIKTTPGDQWAVGRAYNRLVKLRFDEAGIEIPFPHTTLYFGEDKQGRSPAANVRVLESSARERRPEAARADEPAEGIQEIADPDHRQPSEDDV